AGGTGCTGGTCCTGCCGTCGGTCCTCCAGTCCCTGTTCGGGGATATCACGACTGCCGACGGCTACGGGTTCCCGAGCGGGCACGCCCTCGGCAGCACGATGGTCTGGGGCGGCTGTGCGCTCGTTCTGCAGCGGGGCTCGTTCGGGAACCGGGTCGGGGCTGCCGGCGTCATCGTCCTTCTCGTCGCGGTGTCGCGGCTGGTCCTCGGCGTCCACTACCTCGTCGACGTCATCGTCGGTGTCGTCGTCGGCGGACTCGTCCTCGGCTCCCTCTACCGGCTCACGGACGGGGGAACCAGGCCCGGGTGGGTGCTCCTCGTCGCTACCGGCGTCGGGTTGCTCGGCGTTCTTCTCGGCGTCACGTTCGAAAGTGTCGCCGCCACCGGGGGTGCTGGCGGCGCGTGGGTCGTCTGGCGGGCCGTCGCGGACTCGACCCCCGCCCATCCAACGACGCGGCGTGCGGTGGCTACCGGATTCGGCGTCCTCGGCGCCGTGGGCGGCCTCTTCGTCGCCATAGCCACGTTCGAACCGCCACTCGCAGTCACGTTTCTCGGATCCGCGGTCGGCGCCGGGGGAGCCGTCGGAGCACCGCTG
The DNA window shown above is from Haloarcula halobia and carries:
- a CDS encoding phosphatase PAP2 family protein; the protein is MIFDNGRGIGITDAVHTAADWPVLVFSGLLTQLGDGWFLFLLGGTLYVTGDQLPRWGIERRRGLFVLGLVFMAVALTGTLKAYFQLPRPPYVSGAEVLVLPSVLQSLFGDITTADGYGFPSGHALGSTMVWGGCALVLQRGSFGNRVGAAGVIVLLVAVSRLVLGVHYLVDVIVGVVVGGLVLGSLYRLTDGGTRPGWVLLVATGVGLLGVLLGVTFESVAATGGAGGAWVVWRAVADSTPAHPTTRRAVATGFGVLGAVGGLFVAIATFEPPLAVTFLGSAVGAGGAVGAPLLGERLAAT